In a genomic window of Desulfobotulus pelophilus:
- a CDS encoding DUF4388 domain-containing protein codes for MPKSDVLSGKLSFISLADLLQFLGTAVASGEVRIFAENGAEGVINMKNGDVFDARQGGLSGEKAFHELFTWQDGDFLFLPGTGPASREIHRNLTGLLLDALRRVDESREEQSFHHSSSGKEPFLKGPSIEYSDIVDEEFHRDGSVVVRQGRFGSWLWVILEGKVRTHREIGGRSIPLFCLGKGAFIGSAATFSLMNRPRNASVHAVGEVLLGVLDAQRLAREYTTFSPFFQQLFLDVDKELTQLGETLARLRSSLSLSSEIPKSWTVLQASGTLSSGSFFCVKGGRAILAYKGKDVTWELASFAEDSILAHPMAGNPLAIDGLVFMGDSHTSIVPVSDADAGMLWDRLSPTFRKMLGFSLKSVQTTLELIGESIDVRGKSHDTDPESI; via the coding sequence ATGCCAAAATCAGACGTCCTTTCAGGCAAGCTGTCTTTTATCAGTCTTGCTGACCTTCTTCAGTTTCTCGGAACCGCTGTAGCCAGTGGTGAGGTTCGCATTTTTGCGGAAAATGGTGCGGAAGGTGTCATTAACATGAAAAACGGAGATGTTTTTGATGCCCGCCAGGGGGGACTTTCCGGTGAAAAGGCTTTCCATGAACTGTTTACCTGGCAGGATGGGGATTTCCTTTTTCTTCCGGGGACTGGCCCAGCTTCCAGAGAGATCCACCGAAATCTCACAGGGCTTCTTCTGGATGCTCTCCGCCGGGTGGATGAGTCCCGGGAAGAACAGTCCTTTCATCACAGCTCGTCAGGTAAAGAGCCCTTTCTCAAAGGCCCATCCATTGAGTACAGTGATATTGTCGATGAAGAGTTCCACCGGGACGGCAGCGTGGTGGTGCGTCAGGGGCGTTTTGGTTCATGGCTATGGGTTATTCTGGAGGGGAAAGTCCGCACCCACAGGGAAATAGGGGGGCGGAGCATACCCCTTTTCTGCCTTGGCAAGGGTGCTTTTATCGGAAGCGCTGCCACTTTTTCCCTCATGAATCGCCCCAGAAATGCATCCGTACATGCGGTTGGTGAGGTATTGCTGGGAGTTCTGGATGCCCAGAGGCTCGCCCGTGAATACACAACTTTTTCTCCTTTTTTCCAGCAGCTTTTTCTGGATGTGGACAAAGAACTGACTCAGCTTGGCGAAACTCTCGCAAGGCTTCGGTCGTCCCTTTCCCTGTCTTCGGAAATACCGAAATCATGGACTGTCCTGCAGGCCTCAGGCACCCTTTCTTCAGGATCTTTTTTCTGTGTAAAGGGAGGGCGGGCCATTCTGGCCTATAAAGGGAAAGACGTCACATGGGAACTGGCATCTTTTGCCGAAGACAGTATCCTTGCCCACCCCATGGCGGGTAACCCCCTTGCCATCGATGGCCTTGTTTTTATGGGAGACAGTCATACATCCATTGTACCGGTAAGCGATGCAGATGCGGGCATGCTCTGGGACAGGCTCTCACCAACGTTCAGAAAAATGCTGGGTTTTTCCCTGAAGTCGGTGCAGACAACCCTGGAGCTCATTGGAGAATCCATAGATGTCAGAGGAAAAAGCCATGACACAGACCCGGAATCAATCTGA
- a CDS encoding GTP-binding protein: MAVFNMQQRVIECKIVYYGPGRCGKTTNLETIHKLFRKHMKGELVSIDTQGDRTLFFDFLPMGLGKIHGCDVRVQLFTVPGQPQYASTRKLVLKGADGLVFVADSLTVRREKNMLSLKDLHENLKSYGLNIARVPLVMQYNKRDLAREGLPVMSIAQMERDLNRQLKVPSFAASAVTGEGVGKTLKACIESTLRHLQKELDWAKK, from the coding sequence ATGGCCGTTTTTAACATGCAGCAACGGGTCATTGAATGTAAAATTGTTTACTATGGCCCGGGCCGATGCGGTAAAACAACCAACCTCGAAACCATACACAAACTTTTCCGGAAGCATATGAAAGGAGAGCTGGTTTCCATCGATACTCAGGGAGACCGGACCCTTTTCTTTGATTTTCTGCCCATGGGGCTTGGCAAGATTCATGGCTGCGATGTCAGGGTACAGCTGTTCACCGTTCCCGGCCAGCCCCAATATGCATCTACGCGAAAACTGGTTCTGAAAGGGGCGGATGGCCTTGTCTTTGTTGCTGACTCCCTTACGGTTCGCAGGGAAAAAAACATGCTCTCCCTGAAGGATCTGCATGAAAATCTCAAATCCTACGGATTGAATATCGCACGGGTTCCTCTGGTCATGCAGTACAACAAGCGGGACCTGGCCAGAGAAGGGCTGCCCGTCATGTCCATTGCTCAGATGGAAAGGGATCTCAACCGCCAGCTGAAGGTTCCTTCCTTTGCCGCCAGTGCGGTAACCGGAGAAGGGGTTGGAAAGACACTCAAAGCCTGCATAGAAAGCACACTCAGACATCTGCAGAAAGAACTGGACTGGGCGAAAAAATAA